In the genome of Drosophila subpulchrella strain 33 F10 #4 breed RU33 chromosome 2L, RU_Dsub_v1.1 Primary Assembly, whole genome shotgun sequence, one region contains:
- the LOC119548499 gene encoding uncharacterized protein LOC119548499 — protein MPEGYTKATAWLQIQSLLNSINHMLIFLVAAFFFVLARSLEFKDTAMHMFMTGTGFHVLIAQAMMSHSKVNPLTRWLSHRNKSRFHAILQIVGGSMVLLGSLGKFSSKEVHFNTWHGRVGGAAAFGCAASIVGGFVNYFQPKFALKVIPPSEMRFRHNLFGLVTFSLGMGAIYLGYYSKFFTKFVDNDFIPGMMLITAMVYVLTIIAPVSSLLTKLKYRSKRKAEQAQ, from the exons ATGCCGGAAGGTTACACGAAAGCCACTGCCTGGCTGCAAATCCAAAGCCTGCTGAATAGCATTAACCACATGCTGATCTTCCTGGTGGCCGCCTTCTTCTTTGTCCTGGCCCGCAGTCTGGAGTTTAAGGACACGGCCATGCATATGTTCATGACGGGCACTGGA TTCCACGTCCTTATCGCCCAGGCCATGATGTCACACTCCAAAGTGAACCCGCTCACGCGCTGGCTTTCGCATCGCAACAAGTCGCGTTTCCACGCCATCCTGCAAATCGTGGGCGGCTCCATGGTCCTGCTGGGCTCCCTTGGCAAGTTTTCCAGCAAGGAGGTGCATTTTAACACCTGGCACGGTCGTGTTG GCGGTGCCGCTGCCTTTGGCTGTGCGGCCAGCATTGTGGGTGGTTTTGTCAACTATTTCCAGCCCAAGTTTGCCCTGAAGGTGATACCCCCATCGGAGATGCGTTTTCGCCATAACCTTTTCGGCTTGGTCACCTTCAGTCTGGGCATGGGTGCCATCTACCTGGGCTACTACTCCAAGTTCTTCACTAAATTTGTGGACAACGACTTCATTCCCGGCATGATGCTGATCACGGCGATGGTTTATGTCCTGACCATCATTGCGCCGGTTTCATCGCTCCTAACTAAACTGAAATACAGATCCAAGAGGAAGGCGGAGCAGGCCCAGTAA
- the LOC119548497 gene encoding centrosomal protein of 104 kDa isoform X2, with amino-acid sequence MAKKIPFNVVFASDEDVNFPASELNNHGPTVHGWRSAPDASLTSHDIILRFQQPAKIYRIQLLAHQYLIPEKVELWLHYSPKSLPSTPSSQYFDFLGFVALADNANTNYKSRELQSVTVCPRRGTHLKLRLIGVQGNDFNDTGQISLLAVNVLGEDLDVGPNNGNGEEHLVSEAPPLDTATGELALASICDDLLFSMYVEESIVRTIRQLEQRKVLAVNAERFEYARKLKLCMTALRSAGERLGRYALAKRQAVQQEDFTTARLRKEQIEMYRAAVLRQLQVHQLLEPQGVPMSSNDQSCEIYAGGKPSLPAAPSLQDVAQALAEATFSPKSLTSLSLDDKSSTDGSQPGNDNVVTAPVPIPAPTSLQATPTPTLGGWRKSHDELPQSPRLPSRHSSPMSSRQGSLRRRNKSVPRNSYEDYEERAIPTLRQECQGNALLEADPNRGRSRLNDRERRQAALPILVFGSELVEQFYSRQFQDREDGLLRLRNFLKEHDLVEASGNEHAASPNKVARSAALLLHRAVRDAVYSVFGQATETVRMLFLEYVPGRVSPNEVARCVDRLLPELLAKSGDPSARLHTLAQHTILSIAACPEVAEQHLVAPALSRSVGSGTHQRLAMSRLQMLEQLVHTQGISTDKHSGLTCRALSECGCSGIHHPAEPVRKVAERILLLVYKVNPRLVRKQLPPDDDITRRNLLYRQLFTEFDKLDLDRKQELLETNKYGGGHSSGDAATPPADKASTSSDASRLMNSRSGHGLGPVASSSNGYASCNGKQQYNEQLKRSMLSVSNSRKGSASNSESTEDNTPKIRCPFCDWSCVGSDTSQLDRHYWKTCPFLSKCPQCSQVLEVAALNYHLTTECDAKESYVVCTRCTESVHKQLYELHQMEDYCRELKTGAARCPLCHDDVHLPQDGGWKLHLLSAGGCPGNIRKKNFKKSN; translated from the exons ATGGCCAAGAAAATACCTTTTAACGTGGTCTTCGCCTCAG ACGAGGATGTTAATTTTCCGGCCAGCGAGCTCAACAATCACGGACCCACTGTTCACGGATGGCGAAGTGCTCCGGACGCCAGCCTCACCTCTCATGACATAATCCTCCGCTTTCAACAGCCGGCCAAGATCTATCGCATCCAACTGTTGGCCCACCAGTATCTAATAC CTGAGAAAGTGGAGCTTTGGCTGCACTACTCGCCCAAATCCCTGCCCAGTACTCCATCCTCGCAGTACTTTGACTTCCTGGGCTTCGTTGCCCTGGCGGACAATGCGAACACCAACTACAAGTCCCGGGAGCTGCAGAGCGTCACCGTGTGTCCCCGTCGGGGTACACATCTCAAGTTGCGTCTCATTGGCGTCCAGGGCAATGACTTCAATGACACGGGTCAGATTTCCCTGTTAGCGGTGAATGTCCTGGGCGAGGATCTGGATGTGGGGCCAAATAATGGCAATGGTGAGGAACACCTGGTCAGCGAGGCCCCACCACTGGACACGGCCACCGGGGAGCTAGCTTTGGCCTCCATCTGCGACGACCTGCTGTTCTCGATGTACGTGGAGGAGTCCATTGTGCGGACCATCCGGCAGCTGGAGCAGCGAAAGGTTTTGGCCGTTAACGCCGAGAGATTCGAGTATGCCCGCAAGCTGAAACTATGCATGACGGCTTTGAGGAGCGCCGGTGAGCGTTTGGGACGCTATGCTCTGGCCAAACGGCAGGCTGTCCAGCAGGAGGACTTCACCACGGCGAGGCTGCGCAAGGAGCAGATTGAGATGTACCGGGCGGCAGTGCTGCGACAATTGCAGGTACATCAGCTCCTGGAACCGCAGGGTGTGCCTATGAGCAGCAATGACCAGAGTTGTGAGATCTATGCGGGTGGAAAACCCAGCCTGCCGGCGGCTCCTAGTCTGCAGGATGTGGCCCAGGCCCTGGCGGAGGCAACATTCAGTCCCAAGAGCCTGACAAGTCTTAGTTTGGATGACAAGTCCTCAACGGATGGCTCGCAGCCTGGTAATGATAATGTGGTGACAGCTCCTGTTCCCATTCCGGCGCCCACCTCACTGcaggccacgcccactcccaCGCTGGGCGGTTGGCGCAAGTCCCACGATGAGCTGCCCCAGTCGCCACGCCTGCCGTCCAGGCACAGTTCGCCCATGTCCAGTCGACAGGGATCGCTGCGCAGGCGCAACAAGAGCGTGCCGCGCAACTCCTACGAGGATTACGAAGAGCGGGCCATTCCCACGCTGCGACA GGAGTGCCAAGGCAACGCGCTTCTGGAAGCGGATCCGAACCGGGGACGTTCGCGTTTGAATGACCGCGAACGTCGCCAGGCAGCCCTACCCATCCTGGTCTTCGGCAGTGAGCTG GTGGAGCAGTTCTACTCGCGTCAGTTTCAGGATCGAGAGGATGGCTTGCTGCGCCTGCGCAACTTCCTAAAGGAGCACGACCTGGTGGAGGCTTCGGGCAATGAGCATGCCGCCAGTCCCAACAAAGTGGCTCGCAGTGCAGCTCTGCTGCTCCATCGCGCGGTGAGGGACGCCGTTTACTCCGTGTTTGGCCAGGCCACGGAgacggtacgcatgctgttCCTGGAGTACGTGCCCGGACGCGTTTCCCCCAACGAGGTGGCCCGTTGTGTGGACCGCCTGCTGCCCGAACTACTGGCCAAGTCGGGCGATCCATCGGCTCGACTGCACACCCTGGCCCAGCACACGATCCTCAGCATCGCCGCCTGTCCTGAGGTGGCGGAGCAGCACCTGGTTGCCCCGGCTCTATCGCGAAGCGTTGGATCCGGAACCCATCAGCGACTGGCCATGAGTCGACTGCAGATGTTGGAGCAGCTTGTCCACACTCAGGGCATCAGCACGGACAAGCACAGTGGCCTTACCTGCAGGGCATTGTCCGAGTGCGGCTGCTCCGGCATCCATCATCCGGCGGAACCGGTGCGAAAGGTGGCCGAACGGATCCTGTTGCTCGTCTACAAGGTTAATCCCCGATTGGTACGCAAACAACTACCTCCGGATGACGACATCACGCGACGTAATCTCTTGTATCGCCAACTCTTCACCGAGTTCGACAAGTTGGATCTGGATCGCAAGCAGGAGCTGCTGGAGACCAACAAGTATGGGGGCGGTCACAGCTCGGGGGATGCGGCTACACCCCCTGCGGATAAGGCCTCCACCAGCTCGGATGCTTCTCGGCTGATGAACAGTCGGAGTGGACATGGTCTGGGCCCAGTGGCCAGTTCCAGTAATGGTTATGCGAGCTGCAATGGAAAGCAGCAGTACAACGAGCAGCTGAAGCGCTCCATGCTATCGGTGTCGAACTCGCGCAAGGGATCCGCATCGAACTCGGAGTCCACCGAGGACAATACACCCAAAAT ACGTTGCCCCTTTTGCGATTGGTCGTGTGTTGGCAGTGACACTAGCCAATTGGACCGACACTACTGGAAGACCTGTCCCTTTTTGTCCAAGTGCCCACAATGCAGCCAAGTGCTGGAGGTAGCTGCCCTCAACTACCACCTGACAA CGGAATGTGATGCCAAGGAGAGCTATGTGGTCTGTACCCGCTGCACCGAATCGGTGCACAAGCAGCTGTATGAGTTGCATCAGATGGAGGACTATTGTCgag AACTGAAAACGGGAGCTGCCCGATGTCCCCTCTGCCATGACGATGTGCACCTGCCACAGGATGGAGGATGGAAATTGCACCTCCTCAGCGCCGGCGGTTGTCCCGGGAATATTCGCAAAAAGAATTTCAAAAAGTCAAATTAG
- the LOC119548497 gene encoding centrosomal protein of 104 kDa isoform X1 yields MAKKIPFNVVFASDEDVNFPASELNNHGPTVHGWRSAPDASLTSHDIILRFQQPAKIYRIQLLAHQYLIPEKVELWLHYSPKSLPSTPSSQYFDFLGFVALADNANTNYKSRELQSVTVCPRRGTHLKLRLIGVQGNDFNDTGQISLLAVNVLGEDLDVGPNNGNGEEHLVSEAPPLDTATGELALASICDDLLFSMYVEESIVRTIRQLEQRKVLAVNAERFEYARKLKLCMTALRSAGERLGRYALAKRQAVQQEDFTTARLRKEQIEMYRAAVLRQLQVHQLLEPQGVPMSSNDQSCEIYAGGKPSLPAAPSLQDVAQALAEATFSPKSLTSLSLDDKSSTDGSQPGNDNVVTAPVPIPAPTSLQATPTPTLGGWRKSHDELPQSPRLPSRHSSPMSSRQGSLRRRNKSVPRNSYEDYEERAIPTLRHSNTNEFLRECQGNALLEADPNRGRSRLNDRERRQAALPILVFGSELVEQFYSRQFQDREDGLLRLRNFLKEHDLVEASGNEHAASPNKVARSAALLLHRAVRDAVYSVFGQATETVRMLFLEYVPGRVSPNEVARCVDRLLPELLAKSGDPSARLHTLAQHTILSIAACPEVAEQHLVAPALSRSVGSGTHQRLAMSRLQMLEQLVHTQGISTDKHSGLTCRALSECGCSGIHHPAEPVRKVAERILLLVYKVNPRLVRKQLPPDDDITRRNLLYRQLFTEFDKLDLDRKQELLETNKYGGGHSSGDAATPPADKASTSSDASRLMNSRSGHGLGPVASSSNGYASCNGKQQYNEQLKRSMLSVSNSRKGSASNSESTEDNTPKIRCPFCDWSCVGSDTSQLDRHYWKTCPFLSKCPQCSQVLEVAALNYHLTTECDAKESYVVCTRCTESVHKQLYELHQMEDYCRELKTGAARCPLCHDDVHLPQDGGWKLHLLSAGGCPGNIRKKNFKKSN; encoded by the exons ATGGCCAAGAAAATACCTTTTAACGTGGTCTTCGCCTCAG ACGAGGATGTTAATTTTCCGGCCAGCGAGCTCAACAATCACGGACCCACTGTTCACGGATGGCGAAGTGCTCCGGACGCCAGCCTCACCTCTCATGACATAATCCTCCGCTTTCAACAGCCGGCCAAGATCTATCGCATCCAACTGTTGGCCCACCAGTATCTAATAC CTGAGAAAGTGGAGCTTTGGCTGCACTACTCGCCCAAATCCCTGCCCAGTACTCCATCCTCGCAGTACTTTGACTTCCTGGGCTTCGTTGCCCTGGCGGACAATGCGAACACCAACTACAAGTCCCGGGAGCTGCAGAGCGTCACCGTGTGTCCCCGTCGGGGTACACATCTCAAGTTGCGTCTCATTGGCGTCCAGGGCAATGACTTCAATGACACGGGTCAGATTTCCCTGTTAGCGGTGAATGTCCTGGGCGAGGATCTGGATGTGGGGCCAAATAATGGCAATGGTGAGGAACACCTGGTCAGCGAGGCCCCACCACTGGACACGGCCACCGGGGAGCTAGCTTTGGCCTCCATCTGCGACGACCTGCTGTTCTCGATGTACGTGGAGGAGTCCATTGTGCGGACCATCCGGCAGCTGGAGCAGCGAAAGGTTTTGGCCGTTAACGCCGAGAGATTCGAGTATGCCCGCAAGCTGAAACTATGCATGACGGCTTTGAGGAGCGCCGGTGAGCGTTTGGGACGCTATGCTCTGGCCAAACGGCAGGCTGTCCAGCAGGAGGACTTCACCACGGCGAGGCTGCGCAAGGAGCAGATTGAGATGTACCGGGCGGCAGTGCTGCGACAATTGCAGGTACATCAGCTCCTGGAACCGCAGGGTGTGCCTATGAGCAGCAATGACCAGAGTTGTGAGATCTATGCGGGTGGAAAACCCAGCCTGCCGGCGGCTCCTAGTCTGCAGGATGTGGCCCAGGCCCTGGCGGAGGCAACATTCAGTCCCAAGAGCCTGACAAGTCTTAGTTTGGATGACAAGTCCTCAACGGATGGCTCGCAGCCTGGTAATGATAATGTGGTGACAGCTCCTGTTCCCATTCCGGCGCCCACCTCACTGcaggccacgcccactcccaCGCTGGGCGGTTGGCGCAAGTCCCACGATGAGCTGCCCCAGTCGCCACGCCTGCCGTCCAGGCACAGTTCGCCCATGTCCAGTCGACAGGGATCGCTGCGCAGGCGCAACAAGAGCGTGCCGCGCAACTCCTACGAGGATTACGAAGAGCGGGCCATTCCCACGCTGCGACA TTCAAATACTAATGAATTTTTAAGGGAGTGCCAAGGCAACGCGCTTCTGGAAGCGGATCCGAACCGGGGACGTTCGCGTTTGAATGACCGCGAACGTCGCCAGGCAGCCCTACCCATCCTGGTCTTCGGCAGTGAGCTG GTGGAGCAGTTCTACTCGCGTCAGTTTCAGGATCGAGAGGATGGCTTGCTGCGCCTGCGCAACTTCCTAAAGGAGCACGACCTGGTGGAGGCTTCGGGCAATGAGCATGCCGCCAGTCCCAACAAAGTGGCTCGCAGTGCAGCTCTGCTGCTCCATCGCGCGGTGAGGGACGCCGTTTACTCCGTGTTTGGCCAGGCCACGGAgacggtacgcatgctgttCCTGGAGTACGTGCCCGGACGCGTTTCCCCCAACGAGGTGGCCCGTTGTGTGGACCGCCTGCTGCCCGAACTACTGGCCAAGTCGGGCGATCCATCGGCTCGACTGCACACCCTGGCCCAGCACACGATCCTCAGCATCGCCGCCTGTCCTGAGGTGGCGGAGCAGCACCTGGTTGCCCCGGCTCTATCGCGAAGCGTTGGATCCGGAACCCATCAGCGACTGGCCATGAGTCGACTGCAGATGTTGGAGCAGCTTGTCCACACTCAGGGCATCAGCACGGACAAGCACAGTGGCCTTACCTGCAGGGCATTGTCCGAGTGCGGCTGCTCCGGCATCCATCATCCGGCGGAACCGGTGCGAAAGGTGGCCGAACGGATCCTGTTGCTCGTCTACAAGGTTAATCCCCGATTGGTACGCAAACAACTACCTCCGGATGACGACATCACGCGACGTAATCTCTTGTATCGCCAACTCTTCACCGAGTTCGACAAGTTGGATCTGGATCGCAAGCAGGAGCTGCTGGAGACCAACAAGTATGGGGGCGGTCACAGCTCGGGGGATGCGGCTACACCCCCTGCGGATAAGGCCTCCACCAGCTCGGATGCTTCTCGGCTGATGAACAGTCGGAGTGGACATGGTCTGGGCCCAGTGGCCAGTTCCAGTAATGGTTATGCGAGCTGCAATGGAAAGCAGCAGTACAACGAGCAGCTGAAGCGCTCCATGCTATCGGTGTCGAACTCGCGCAAGGGATCCGCATCGAACTCGGAGTCCACCGAGGACAATACACCCAAAAT ACGTTGCCCCTTTTGCGATTGGTCGTGTGTTGGCAGTGACACTAGCCAATTGGACCGACACTACTGGAAGACCTGTCCCTTTTTGTCCAAGTGCCCACAATGCAGCCAAGTGCTGGAGGTAGCTGCCCTCAACTACCACCTGACAA CGGAATGTGATGCCAAGGAGAGCTATGTGGTCTGTACCCGCTGCACCGAATCGGTGCACAAGCAGCTGTATGAGTTGCATCAGATGGAGGACTATTGTCgag AACTGAAAACGGGAGCTGCCCGATGTCCCCTCTGCCATGACGATGTGCACCTGCCACAGGATGGAGGATGGAAATTGCACCTCCTCAGCGCCGGCGGTTGTCCCGGGAATATTCGCAAAAAGAATTTCAAAAAGTCAAATTAG